The nucleotide window GTTTTCATGGCGGAGAGGCAAAAACAGGACGTTCCAGTTTAGCCGCACTCCGCCTCCCCGCGCCTCGCGCGTGCGTAACAGTTTGTCAGCGCGCAGGGAGGGCCGCTTTGCGCCTCATTTGGCGCCTCAGTAGGCCACCGTTGCGATCTGACGAATGAAGCGGCCCTGCTCCAGTTCGTCGACGAAGGCGATCGCGTAGTCCTCGGCCGAGATGCGGCTTTCGCCCGCCGCATCGGCGATCAGCGTGTTGGAGCCCGTGCGGAACGTGCCCTTGCGCTCGCCGGGGGCGATGATGGCGGCCGGCGCGAAGAAGGTCCAGTCGATGTCGCTGACCGTGCGGTAGTAGTCGAACGCCTCGCGGTGGGCCAGCGCGATCGCCTTGTAGGCGTCCGGGAAGCCTTCGGTATCGACGAGCTGCTTGCCGGGCGCGACCTCGAGCGACCCGGCGCCGCCCACCACCACGAGACGCTTGAGCCCCGCTGCGCGCACGCCGTCGACGAGAGCCCGGCTCGCGACCAGCAAATCGTCGAGTTGCTCCTTGGGCGGCGCGTAGGCGCTCGCCACCACATCATGGCCGCGCACCGCTGCGGCTACGCTCGCCGCGTCAAGCAGATCGGCCTTCGCAGCGTGAACGTTCGGCGCGGCTGCCACCCGTTCGGGCTGGCGCACCAGCGCGCTCACCTGGTGGCCGCGGCGCGCCGCTTCGGCGGCGATGCGCGAACCGACCATGCCCGTTGCGCCAAAGAGGGCGATTTTCAGCGTCTTGCTCATGAATTGACTCCTGCCTTCCATATTTATGTAACTAATAAAGTTACATTTCGGGGGTGAAAAAACGGGGCAATGCCCCGCTGATGAATCTGACAGCGCCGGCCCGGTCAGGCGCGGCGCGCCCGCGCGCGTTCGAGCTTGCGCTCGCTGCGCGCCATGTCGTCGACGACGTCCGCGAGCGTGCGAGTGGCGAGCGACGCCTCCATGGCGCGCTGTGCGTCGTCGATCACACCGCGCAGCGTCTGCTGGATATGGCGCCCGACGAGGCAAGCCGGATTCGGCTCCTCGCGGTGCATGGCGAACAATTGCGCGTCGTCGACCGCATGGTAGACGTCGAGCAGCGTGATCGCCTGCGGCTCGCGTGCGAGCAGCGCGCCACCGCCCGCGCCCAGTTGCGACGCCGTAAGGCCCGCGCTGGCCAGCATCGACAGGAGCCTGCGAATGAGCGCGGGATTCGTGTTCACGCTACCCGCGAT belongs to Paraburkholderia flagellata and includes:
- a CDS encoding NAD(P)-dependent oxidoreductase yields the protein MSKTLKIALFGATGMVGSRIAAEAARRGHQVSALVRQPERVAAAPNVHAAKADLLDAASVAAAVRGHDVVASAYAPPKEQLDDLLVASRALVDGVRAAGLKRLVVVGGAGSLEVAPGKQLVDTEGFPDAYKAIALAHREAFDYYRTVSDIDWTFFAPAAIIAPGERKGTFRTGSNTLIADAAGESRISAEDYAIAFVDELEQGRFIRQIATVAY
- a CDS encoding Rrf2 family transcriptional regulator, whose amino-acid sequence is MNTSSRFAFAVHVLSLLAQQEGVPLSSEIIAGSVNTNPALIRRLLSMLASAGLTASQLGAGGGALLAREPQAITLLDVYHAVDDAQLFAMHREEPNPACLVGRHIQQTLRGVIDDAQRAMEASLATRTLADVVDDMARSERKLERARARRA